The following proteins come from a genomic window of Methanocella conradii HZ254:
- a CDS encoding DUF7289 family protein — protein MMRRVDADGISTVVGAILILALLVTVVAMAKVVYLPEMKKQAEADHMQTALKDFMDYKSRLDASSQNGRGGTVTGRIEMGGGSIPIIGPSKSSGTLTVDPSYGSFNITAYFMDGSAMNSTATNMGAIVYSSNNNYWIDQQFHYECGMVVLTQSSGSVMLAPPGIAMLRREASQPTYTLMVSPIRIDGARASISSTGSEVITSTLFPEKSFYYGSRDVDNRYVRGVDNVTISVTTDFAREWSQYFRSTFSGVGLIEGSDFNVSVSGRNVTVNVARPVGSTLYIDCYDSDYITTLGSPIVSLGPVVTPVPSVTPAPTPTPTPAPTPTPTPMPTSTPTPTPAPTPTPATSLIITPTFIIVDKGEQFSVTVTAIDATGRIATTYAGKVTITDEENGNNLHGPTTYKFTPADAGTHTFSSLWYSGPLFTIHNVYATDGNLKSNYILVFII, from the coding sequence ATGATGCGGCGGGTCGATGCAGACGGCATATCCACGGTGGTCGGCGCCATACTGATACTCGCGCTGCTCGTCACCGTGGTGGCCATGGCTAAGGTAGTGTACCTTCCCGAGATGAAAAAGCAGGCTGAGGCCGACCACATGCAGACGGCTCTCAAGGACTTCATGGACTACAAGTCCCGGCTGGACGCTTCTTCCCAGAATGGCCGGGGCGGGACGGTGACCGGCCGCATCGAGATGGGCGGGGGAAGCATCCCCATTATAGGCCCGTCTAAGTCGAGCGGCACGCTGACGGTAGACCCGTCTTATGGGTCGTTTAACATTACGGCGTATTTCATGGATGGCAGCGCCATGAATTCCACAGCAACTAACATGGGCGCCATCGTCTATAGCTCTAATAATAATTACTGGATAGACCAGCAGTTCCATTATGAGTGTGGAATGGTCGTCCTCACGCAGTCCTCCGGCAGCGTCATGCTGGCGCCGCCGGGCATCGCCATGCTTAGGCGGGAGGCATCACAGCCGACATATACCTTGATGGTCTCACCCATACGTATTGACGGCGCCAGGGCCTCTATAAGCTCGACTGGCAGCGAGGTCATCACAAGTACCCTGTTTCCCGAAAAGAGCTTCTACTATGGGAGCAGGGATGTTGATAATAGGTATGTTAGAGGTGTTGATAACGTTACGATAAGCGTCACCACGGATTTTGCCCGTGAGTGGAGCCAGTATTTCCGTAGCACGTTTAGTGGCGTGGGGCTGATTGAGGGCAGTGATTTTAACGTTTCGGTGTCCGGGCGTAACGTTACGGTTAATGTGGCTCGCCCTGTGGGCAGTACCTTGTATATTGATTGTTATGATAGTGATTATATAACGACGCTTGGTAGCCCGATTGTTTCTCTGGGTCCGGTCGTCACCCCCGTGCCCAGCGTGACGCCCGCTCCTACGCCTACGCCTACTCCGGCTCCGACGCCTACGCCTACTCCTATGCCGACTTCGACTCCTACGCCTACTCCGGCTCCGACGCCAACACCAGCCACAAGCCTAATAATAACCCCTACCTTCATCATTGTTGACAAAGGAGAGCAGTTCAGCGTCACGGTCACCGCGATAGACGCCACTGGCAGAATAGCCACCACATACGCCGGAAAAGTCACGATCACCGATGAAGAAAATGGAAACAACCTACATGGCCCAACCACTTACAAGTTCACGCCAGCCGACGCAGGAACACATACCTTCTCCAGCCTGTGGTACTCTGGCCCCTTATTCACCATCCACAACGTTTACGCCACCGATGGTAATCTAAAAAGCAATTACATATTAGTATTTATTATATAG
- the scpB gene encoding SMC-Scp complex subunit ScpB codes for MDEKSLLEAALFSAGGPVSEQQLKGLLSRSSTYINSLVEKLMEEYRQRGSPIEVVRLEGKYSMQLKPEYAERVMALSPGELKPPVLRTLSVIAYYQPIQQSDLVEVRGQAAYEHVALLLEKGLIQKKRAGRSYELTTTDKFCDYFGLSRGDVESIKAQIKNKAKLKKESLSRWLESKVPDMDAFDAVRKLMPVGKR; via the coding sequence TTGGATGAGAAAAGCCTTCTTGAGGCGGCGCTGTTTTCTGCGGGAGGGCCGGTCAGCGAGCAGCAGCTCAAAGGCCTCCTGAGCCGGTCGAGCACTTATATTAACTCGCTTGTGGAGAAGCTGATGGAGGAGTACAGGCAGAGGGGGTCTCCCATAGAAGTGGTAAGGCTGGAGGGCAAATACTCCATGCAGCTCAAGCCCGAGTATGCGGAGCGCGTCATGGCGCTCTCTCCCGGCGAGCTTAAGCCTCCTGTTTTAAGGACGCTCTCGGTCATCGCCTACTATCAGCCAATACAGCAGTCCGACCTCGTCGAGGTGAGGGGCCAGGCAGCTTACGAGCACGTCGCCCTGCTCCTGGAGAAGGGCCTCATCCAGAAAAAGAGGGCTGGCCGCTCCTACGAGCTGACGACTACCGATAAGTTCTGCGATTATTTTGGGCTGTCCAGGGGAGACGTGGAGTCCATAAAGGCACAGATTAAGAATAAGGCGAAGCTTAAGAAGGAGTCGCTGAGCAGGTGGCTCGAGTCCAAGGTGCCTGACATGGACGCTTTCGACGCCGTCAGGAAGCTCATGCCCGTAGGCAAGAGGTAG
- the smc gene encoding chromosome segregation protein SMC, translated as MHIKEIELNNFKSFGRRAKIPFFDDFTTISGPNGSGKSNVVDSIVFCLGLSNSRSMRAEKLTDLIYSVDGKSSGTAEVTIRFDNTDRELPVDQDEVTVTRRIKSSDSGYYSYYYFNDKPCSLSEIHEQLLKARISPNSYNVIMQGDVTRIIEVSDFERRKIIDEIAGTAEFDEKTDKALAELDIVRERIDRVSIIISEVEARLAQLKSERDQALLYKSYKDEKARNEGYLVLSELKEAQQVLDSLLEDIADKASKRQAVIAEAEKKGAAVQKLKDDIKALNDTITEKGEGEQLLIKRRIEEARAGIKACSNIIEFSRSEIASRESEKQKLFLEAERAKGQVEELDGKIAGEEARKLSLANEYAFRKGSLEEVQKKMSAIDARFAGVRTRLSEVKAALEASRNLRNEKLREKDRILDAARRKQDEEQDAVAEIASSRSRIEEARVEAGNIEKDIVELQKKAQALDADISDMEGARSRARHELSGIEEKLRKLQEEYAKAEARVRAYEDYDGYSEAVGAILSARNSHELPGIYGTIAELGKVREEYATALEVAAGSRLQNIVVDNDEDAARCIYYLKERRLGTATFLPLNRMRQRLPLRAIREPGVIDYAINLVEFDSRFDPAFWYVFGDTLVVDTLETARRLIGTGRIVTLDGDLIEKSGAMTGGFRSRAKLRFKASEEERIKALAEQITIQESSRDSILKKIESIEGHIYSLKKDRSAIEAQASKLNARKEELAGRASRLEAAIKEKEAAIEALREERRRLRDELIAAEDAISSADKDIAAVSAEAARLEEELKGSEMPSLTEEAGRIEEEMRRLEGRIRDTESAIAALRMEKGYVSARIEESRERGARIDEDIASLREKIAQNEAQIHDFEKDIEEMSTREKEIDAELAGMKRQREAMSEALSKADQDLYETRRSLERLTAMLNTLEVSREECLEKIKSLEKAVQERGIQPSEDVPPLEKVKATISLLEKKMQALEPVNMLSITEYDSVQARLTELTGKRDTLQKERENILEKIEHYKKMKKETFLATFNAINGHFKEIFKELSDGFGELILENPDDPFSGGLTIHAQPQGKSLHRLEAMSGGEKSLTALAFIFAIQRHMPAPFYVFDEIDMFLDGANAERVARMIKKLAKDAQFIVVSLRKPMIESANRTIGIAMQENNISSITGVKLRAG; from the coding sequence ATGCACATAAAAGAGATAGAGCTGAACAACTTCAAGTCGTTCGGCCGCAGGGCTAAAATACCTTTCTTTGACGATTTTACCACGATCAGCGGCCCAAACGGCTCTGGCAAGAGCAACGTCGTAGACAGCATAGTCTTTTGCCTCGGCCTGTCGAACTCCCGCTCTATGAGGGCGGAGAAGCTCACCGATCTCATATATAGCGTGGATGGCAAGAGCTCGGGCACCGCCGAGGTCACGATTCGCTTCGACAACACGGACCGCGAGCTGCCGGTCGACCAGGACGAGGTCACGGTGACGAGGCGCATCAAGTCAAGCGACAGCGGCTACTACAGCTATTACTATTTCAACGATAAGCCCTGCTCTCTTTCAGAGATACACGAGCAGCTCCTCAAGGCGAGGATATCCCCGAATAGCTACAACGTCATAATGCAGGGCGACGTTACCCGCATCATAGAGGTGAGCGACTTCGAGCGCCGAAAGATAATCGACGAGATCGCGGGCACGGCCGAGTTCGACGAGAAGACCGATAAGGCGCTCGCGGAGCTAGACATCGTGAGGGAGCGGATAGACCGCGTCTCTATAATAATATCCGAGGTGGAGGCCCGCCTCGCCCAGCTTAAATCAGAGAGGGACCAGGCTCTTCTCTACAAGTCTTATAAGGATGAGAAGGCCAGGAACGAGGGCTACCTGGTTCTGTCAGAGCTAAAGGAGGCGCAGCAGGTGCTGGACTCGCTGCTCGAGGACATAGCGGATAAGGCCTCGAAGAGGCAGGCCGTCATCGCCGAGGCGGAGAAGAAGGGCGCAGCGGTTCAAAAGCTGAAGGACGACATCAAGGCCCTTAATGATACCATAACGGAGAAGGGAGAGGGCGAGCAGCTCTTAATAAAGCGGCGGATAGAGGAGGCCCGTGCCGGCATCAAGGCCTGCAGCAACATCATCGAGTTCTCAAGGTCTGAGATAGCGAGCCGGGAGTCGGAAAAGCAGAAGCTCTTTTTAGAGGCGGAAAGGGCAAAAGGCCAGGTTGAGGAGCTGGACGGCAAAATAGCGGGGGAAGAGGCGCGGAAGCTTAGCCTGGCGAACGAGTACGCCTTCAGGAAGGGCAGCCTCGAGGAGGTTCAAAAGAAGATGTCCGCCATCGACGCCAGGTTTGCAGGAGTCCGTACGCGCCTCTCCGAGGTTAAGGCTGCGCTGGAGGCGTCCCGCAACCTTCGCAACGAGAAGCTCAGGGAGAAGGACAGGATACTGGACGCCGCCCGCCGCAAGCAGGATGAGGAGCAGGACGCCGTGGCCGAGATAGCCTCGAGTAGAAGCCGCATCGAGGAGGCCCGCGTCGAGGCTGGCAACATCGAAAAGGATATCGTGGAGCTTCAAAAGAAGGCCCAGGCGCTCGATGCTGATATTAGCGACATGGAGGGCGCGAGGTCTCGGGCGAGGCATGAGCTATCGGGCATAGAGGAAAAGCTACGAAAGCTGCAGGAGGAGTACGCTAAGGCTGAGGCCCGCGTCAGGGCGTACGAGGACTATGATGGGTACAGCGAGGCGGTCGGCGCCATCCTTAGCGCCCGTAACTCCCACGAGCTTCCTGGAATATATGGCACCATCGCCGAGCTTGGAAAGGTCAGGGAGGAGTACGCCACCGCCCTGGAGGTGGCCGCAGGCAGCCGCCTCCAGAACATCGTCGTGGACAACGACGAGGATGCCGCCAGGTGTATATATTATTTGAAGGAGAGGAGGCTGGGTACCGCCACCTTTTTGCCATTGAACAGGATGAGGCAGCGCCTTCCGCTCAGGGCTATAAGGGAGCCGGGCGTCATCGACTATGCCATCAACCTGGTGGAGTTCGATAGCCGCTTCGACCCTGCGTTCTGGTACGTGTTCGGGGACACGCTTGTAGTTGACACGCTTGAGACGGCCCGCCGCCTCATCGGCACGGGGAGGATTGTAACCCTCGACGGCGACCTTATCGAGAAGAGCGGCGCCATGACGGGCGGCTTCCGGTCCCGTGCCAAGCTGAGGTTTAAGGCATCCGAAGAGGAGCGCATCAAGGCGCTGGCGGAGCAGATAACCATACAGGAGTCTAGCCGTGACTCAATCTTAAAAAAGATTGAGTCGATCGAAGGCCATATCTATAGCCTGAAGAAGGACAGGTCGGCAATAGAGGCCCAGGCCTCTAAGCTTAACGCCCGCAAGGAGGAGCTGGCCGGCCGGGCGTCCAGGCTTGAGGCAGCCATCAAGGAAAAAGAGGCCGCCATAGAGGCGCTGAGGGAGGAGCGCCGAAGGCTGAGGGACGAGCTCATCGCTGCAGAGGATGCCATCTCAAGCGCTGATAAAGACATAGCGGCAGTAAGCGCGGAGGCGGCGAGGCTGGAGGAGGAGCTTAAGGGCTCTGAAATGCCATCGCTCACGGAAGAGGCGGGCCGCATCGAGGAGGAGATGAGGCGCCTTGAAGGCAGGATAAGGGACACCGAGTCGGCCATAGCGGCGCTCAGGATGGAGAAGGGCTACGTTAGCGCCCGCATCGAGGAGAGCAGGGAACGCGGCGCAAGGATAGACGAGGACATCGCCTCGCTGCGGGAAAAGATAGCCCAGAACGAGGCTCAGATACACGATTTCGAGAAGGATATAGAGGAGATGTCGACTCGCGAGAAGGAGATCGATGCAGAGCTTGCCGGCATGAAGAGGCAGCGGGAGGCCATGTCTGAAGCGCTGTCGAAGGCCGACCAGGACCTATACGAGACGCGCCGCTCGCTGGAAAGGCTAACTGCCATGCTTAACACCCTGGAGGTCTCCAGGGAGGAGTGCCTGGAGAAGATCAAGTCCCTTGAAAAGGCCGTGCAGGAGAGGGGTATCCAGCCCTCCGAAGACGTGCCGCCACTGGAAAAGGTGAAGGCGACAATCTCATTGCTCGAGAAGAAGATGCAGGCGCTGGAGCCGGTCAACATGCTCTCTATCACTGAGTACGATAGCGTCCAGGCCCGCCTAACCGAGCTCACGGGCAAGCGCGACACCCTCCAGAAGGAGCGGGAAAACATCCTGGAGAAGATAGAGCACTACAAGAAGATGAAAAAGGAGACCTTTTTGGCCACGTTTAACGCGATTAACGGGCACTTTAAGGAGATTTTCAAGGAATTGTCAGATGGCTTCGGGGAGCTTATACTGGAAAACCCCGATGACCCGTTTTCCGGCGGATTGACCATACACGCCCAGCCCCAGGGTAAGTCGCTCCACAGGCTGGAGGCGATGTCCGGGGGCGAGAAGAGCCTGACCGCTCTAGCTTTTATATTCGCAATCCAGCGGCACATGCCTGCGCCGTTCTACGTCTTCGACGAGATAGACATGTTTCTGGATGGCGCCAACGCCGAGCGCGTGGCGCGCATGATAAAGAAGCTTGCGAAGGACGCCCAGTTCATCGTCGTCTCCTTGAGGAAGCCTATGATCGAGTCTGCGAACAGGACCATCGGCATAGCCATGCAGGAAAACAACATATCGAGCATCACAGGGGTGAAGCTCCGTGCAGGCTGA
- a CDS encoding type IV pilin N-terminal domain-containing protein, translated as MSGLYPSEEGVSEVVGELMLLFITVTLFAILTLTVYALMSRPPGQPILDVSASVCDNTLIIQHLGGDSVPYGDLSLIIDGREYGASGSDANGNGAWDAGEAITVSLPAQASSRMAIYDKATGSLLETFTVGGL; from the coding sequence ATGTCAGGGCTTTACCCGTCTGAAGAGGGCGTATCCGAAGTGGTGGGCGAGCTTATGCTTCTCTTCATCACTGTGACGCTTTTCGCGATTCTCACCCTGACTGTTTATGCCCTGATGTCCCGGCCGCCCGGCCAGCCCATCCTGGACGTGTCCGCAAGCGTGTGCGATAATACTCTTATAATTCAGCACCTGGGAGGGGATAGCGTGCCCTATGGCGACCTGAGCCTTATCATCGATGGCAGGGAATACGGCGCTAGCGGTAGCGACGCTAACGGCAATGGAGCCTGGGATGCGGGCGAGGCCATCACGGTCAGCCTTCCCGCGCAGGCCTCGTCCAGAATGGCGATATATGATAAAGCGACAGGCTCCCTCCTGGAAACGTTTACCGTAGGAGGCCTATGA
- a CDS encoding type II secretion system F family protein, producing MLAYRVFGGRARKRKQGYTGLERALKSANMYVPVDIYVARATMTSLIAGMFAAAIAAALSVAFAARLSDFITVPLAFPAAFLACRAIYFYYPACRASIREQGINATFPYAVTFLYAMSNGGVTPLESFRSLSRHREVYGEMAEEARAIVKGVDLLGDDLLTSIKGVAVTTPSEQLKNFLESMVSVMESGGDLSKFLYSRVDQCRDLARREQKTLLDLLGLMAEVYVTAMVAGPLFIIIIMVSIGMMYPANDAIMQMVVYLLVPVGTLLFIALLYVLGLIESTDRQVTTARELKVFRDVKTIPDSRRIRIAWWKYWLRKTLENPIGWLIRSPEKALYVSVPVAMLTMAWLFYTSSDVYGLVRGIEGRLVLGFLVAAAPFTIVWEARRRKVRSIDAQIPEFLKRLASVNEAGLTLDKAIKALLSSNLGVLNSEIKKMARDLEWGAGVKDALIRFEHRVNTLSIRRVITLIVNASYSSNSIKDTLAIAAGDAEASNTMRAERSADMLIYVSIIYISFVVFLYIAFVLVTTFLPAVPASAAVTAASSLANVIPQAAAGQAAHIKALLFHAVLIQGLFSGIIAGVMGEGSLQSGLKHSIIMVLAAYAAFTLFM from the coding sequence TCGATATATACGTGGCCAGGGCCACGATGACATCGCTGATAGCAGGGATGTTTGCCGCAGCCATTGCAGCCGCCCTATCCGTGGCGTTCGCGGCAAGGCTCAGCGACTTCATAACCGTTCCGCTTGCATTCCCAGCGGCGTTCCTCGCCTGCCGGGCAATATATTTCTACTACCCGGCATGCAGGGCGTCGATAAGGGAGCAAGGGATTAACGCCACGTTCCCTTATGCGGTCACCTTCCTTTATGCCATGAGCAACGGCGGCGTAACGCCCCTAGAATCTTTCCGGTCGTTAAGCAGGCACAGGGAAGTGTACGGCGAAATGGCCGAGGAGGCGAGGGCCATAGTCAAAGGCGTGGACCTGCTTGGCGACGACCTGCTGACATCCATCAAAGGCGTCGCGGTGACTACCCCCTCCGAGCAGCTCAAGAACTTCCTCGAGAGCATGGTCAGCGTGATGGAGAGCGGCGGAGACCTCTCCAAGTTCCTGTACTCCAGAGTAGACCAGTGCCGGGACCTGGCCAGGAGGGAGCAGAAGACCCTGCTTGACCTGCTCGGCCTCATGGCCGAGGTATACGTGACCGCCATGGTCGCCGGGCCCCTTTTCATAATCATAATCATGGTGTCCATAGGCATGATGTACCCGGCTAATGACGCGATAATGCAGATGGTCGTCTACCTTCTCGTGCCCGTAGGCACGCTGCTCTTTATCGCATTACTATACGTGCTCGGGCTCATCGAGAGCACGGATAGGCAAGTCACGACAGCCAGGGAGCTTAAAGTGTTCCGCGATGTGAAGACTATCCCTGATTCCAGGCGGATAAGGATAGCCTGGTGGAAGTACTGGCTGAGAAAAACCCTCGAGAACCCCATAGGCTGGCTGATACGGTCGCCGGAAAAGGCGCTCTACGTGAGCGTGCCCGTTGCTATGTTAACGATGGCATGGCTTTTTTACACAAGCAGCGATGTCTATGGCCTTGTACGTGGCATCGAGGGGCGCCTTGTCCTCGGCTTCCTTGTTGCGGCAGCGCCGTTCACCATCGTGTGGGAGGCCAGGCGCAGGAAGGTACGCAGCATCGACGCCCAGATACCCGAGTTCCTTAAGCGGCTTGCAAGCGTGAACGAGGCGGGCCTGACGCTCGATAAGGCCATCAAGGCGCTCCTCAGCTCTAACCTCGGAGTGCTCAACTCTGAAATAAAGAAGATGGCGAGAGACCTGGAGTGGGGCGCCGGGGTTAAGGATGCGCTGATAAGGTTTGAGCACAGGGTTAACACCCTTTCCATACGCAGGGTGATTACGCTCATCGTTAATGCCAGCTACTCTTCGAATAGCATCAAGGATACGCTGGCCATCGCTGCAGGCGACGCGGAGGCCAGCAATACGATGAGGGCTGAGCGGTCGGCTGACATGCTCATATACGTCTCGATAATCTACATATCATTCGTCGTGTTCCTGTACATCGCTTTCGTGCTGGTCACCACTTTCCTTCCGGCGGTGCCAGCGTCGGCCGCCGTTACCGCGGCTTCTTCCCTCGCGAACGTGATCCCGCAGGCCGCCGCCGGCCAGGCTGCACACATCAAGGCGCTGCTATTCCACGCCGTGCTGATACAGGGCCTTTTCTCGGGCATCATCGCCGGCGTGATGGGAGAGGGCAGCCTTCAATCGGGGCTGAAACACTCAATAATAATGGTGCTGGCGGCATATGCCGCCTTTACTTTATTCATGTAG
- a CDS encoding methionine adenosyltransferase, translated as MLIEKIRRPYGACGFEIVEKKGLGHPDTLCDGVSDAVSRSLCRYYMDHFGRIMHHNVDKVLLIGGRSSPRFGGGEVLRPLAVIIGGRATDDVGGAKVPVQDIAREAAEKFLRATLKNIGHDFIVEPRIGVGSAELRGLAGKALANDTSIGIGFAPLSHLEESALRIEPLMRSVRGVGEDVKVMGIRRGGAVHFTLAAAIVSKYVKDREQYEDIKVAIEGEVLRQVATDWDDAAVAVNAADRGEDIYLTVTGTSAEMGDDGETGRGNRFNGLITPGRPMTMEATAGKNPVSHVGKIYNVVADRAAHEIAGLDGVEEAYVYLVSRIGAPLDEPQIKAARIYGDANEKKVEGIVDYWLEQIPVLAEDFIKGKF; from the coding sequence ATGTTGATTGAAAAGATAAGGCGGCCATATGGAGCCTGTGGGTTTGAGATCGTAGAGAAAAAAGGGCTGGGCCATCCCGATACTTTGTGTGATGGAGTCTCTGACGCGGTGTCGAGGAGCCTGTGCCGCTATTATATGGACCACTTTGGGCGCATAATGCATCATAACGTGGATAAGGTTTTACTCATAGGGGGGCGCTCAAGCCCCCGGTTTGGCGGAGGAGAGGTGTTGAGGCCTCTCGCAGTAATCATCGGAGGCCGTGCCACCGACGATGTGGGGGGAGCGAAGGTGCCCGTGCAGGACATCGCGAGGGAGGCGGCGGAGAAGTTCCTTCGGGCCACGCTCAAGAACATCGGCCACGATTTTATAGTTGAGCCGAGGATTGGCGTCGGCTCAGCCGAGCTGCGCGGCCTGGCTGGCAAGGCTTTAGCCAACGATACGTCTATTGGCATAGGGTTTGCCCCACTAAGCCATTTAGAGGAGAGCGCCTTGAGGATTGAGCCTCTAATGAGGTCGGTGAGGGGTGTCGGCGAGGACGTAAAGGTCATGGGCATACGAAGAGGGGGCGCCGTACACTTCACGCTGGCAGCGGCCATCGTGTCTAAATACGTTAAGGATAGGGAGCAGTACGAGGATATCAAGGTGGCCATCGAGGGCGAGGTGCTGAGACAGGTGGCCACCGATTGGGATGACGCCGCTGTGGCCGTTAACGCAGCGGATAGAGGCGAGGACATTTACCTAACTGTTACGGGCACCTCTGCCGAGATGGGCGATGACGGCGAGACGGGGAGGGGAAATCGTTTTAATGGCCTGATAACCCCTGGCAGGCCTATGACCATGGAGGCTACTGCTGGCAAGAACCCTGTGAGCCATGTGGGAAAGATCTATAATGTCGTAGCGGACAGGGCTGCCCATGAAATAGCCGGGCTCGACGGGGTTGAGGAGGCCTACGTGTACCTGGTGAGCAGGATAGGCGCCCCGCTGGACGAGCCTCAGATAAAGGCGGCCCGCATTTATGGCGATGCCAACGAGAAAAAGGTTGAGGGCATCGTTGACTACTGGCTTGAGCAGATACCCGTGCTTGCAGAGGACTTTATCAAGGGAAAATTTTAA
- a CDS encoding segregation and condensation protein A, with protein MQADTAPQQEESIEILLEMARSGEIDPWNIDIIDVTDKFLAKLVEREKVDLRASARTLLYASILLRMKSDLLVNAPPPEPEEEPLEFGLEPEELPMLEPRHRRSSARPVTLQELIVELQRAVATKDISHMRKSLRIEKPHRKTIEEVLSIAHKEDIEKSILELGSLLDREFAYREFVMFSELITDNTPRGIVDVYLPLLFLANRKYVTLIQENIFEDILIRRSRQVG; from the coding sequence GTGCAGGCTGACACGGCCCCACAGCAGGAAGAGTCCATCGAGATACTATTAGAGATGGCGAGGTCAGGCGAGATAGACCCCTGGAATATCGACATAATCGACGTAACCGATAAATTCCTTGCGAAGCTGGTGGAAAGGGAGAAGGTAGACCTCAGGGCGTCGGCCCGGACTTTACTTTACGCTTCCATATTGTTGCGCATGAAGTCTGACCTGCTCGTGAACGCGCCACCCCCAGAGCCTGAGGAGGAACCCCTGGAGTTCGGCCTGGAGCCGGAGGAGCTCCCGATGCTGGAGCCCAGGCACAGGCGGTCGTCGGCCAGGCCCGTGACCTTACAGGAGCTTATAGTTGAGCTCCAGCGGGCGGTCGCCACGAAGGATATATCCCATATGCGGAAGAGCCTCAGGATTGAGAAGCCTCACCGCAAGACCATCGAAGAGGTGTTGAGCATCGCCCACAAGGAGGACATCGAAAAGAGCATCCTCGAGCTGGGAAGCCTGCTTGACAGGGAGTTCGCTTACAGGGAGTTCGTGATGTTCTCGGAGCTGATCACTGACAACACTCCGCGGGGCATAGTGGACGTCTACCTACCCCTTTTATTCCTGGCAAACCGCAAGTACGTCACGCTCATTCAGGAGAACATCTTCGAGGATATTCTCATAAGGAGGTCGAGGCAGGTTGGATGA
- a CDS encoding DUF378 domain-containing protein, producing MAVKRDPLLIISAILLIIGGLNWLVVAFGVNVVEAIFGPVSTSILTRLIYILVGLAAIYMLYPLYLWLTSPVEKPVAR from the coding sequence ATGGCAGTTAAGAGAGATCCGTTATTGATAATATCGGCCATTTTATTAATAATCGGCGGCCTTAACTGGCTGGTGGTGGCGTTCGGAGTCAACGTTGTAGAGGCGATTTTCGGCCCCGTCTCGACGAGCATACTGACACGGCTGATATACATCCTGGTAGGGCTGGCGGCCATCTATATGCTGTATCCGCTTTACCTCTGGCTGACCTCGCCGGTAGAGAAGCCCGTAGCGCGCTAA